From Tissierellales bacterium:
AGAAATAGCTCTAAACAAGAATTAGAGAAACACTTAGATGAAATATTAAGCTTAAGCACTGCAGAAGAAATAAAAAAAGCGGTCGAGGAAAAATTCGTATTGTAAGATATTAAAGGAAACTATTAGTGTTATCTTTTCTATATTTTTAGAGTCGAATGATTAATTTAAAAGCACCTTGTGAGCAAAATGATGTGACCCCCCTAATGTCTAAATTTATAGGGTTACATCAGAATGCACAAGGTGTTTTTTTGGTTCTTAGTACAAATATCGTATAGAGCAGTTGTAAGACAAAAACAGGGATGGAATAATACCAGCCCTGCCAAATTGCTTATTGATTTTTAATTGTCATTTGTATTGATCGCTCTTTGTTTTTTTCGTTCTTCTTTTTGTGCGTACATTTTTGAATCTGCGAGCTTTATAAGAGCATCATAACTCTTAGCTTCACATGGAAACGTAGCTACACCATAGCTAAAACTACACTTGAATTCAAAGTGATTTACAGAAATGGTTGTTGAAGAAAGATCAGATTGTATTTTAGACAATTTATTCTCCATGCACTCTGCACTTGTATTGAAGAATACAGTTGCAAATTCATCTCCACCAAGTCTTGCAAATAAATCTGAATCGCGTATTTTCTTCTGGATAGAATCTGAAAAAGTCCTAATTAATACATCACCAGCTAAATGACCGTATTTATCGTTTATACTTTTTAGACCATCTATATCAAAAACTGCAACTATAAAAGTTTCTTCATATCTAATAGCTTTTTTCATTTCAGCATCAAGTAAATCTTCAAAATATCTTCTATTGTAAGCTCCGGTCATAGCATCGTACCTAGACAAATAAAGAACTTCATCGTAAAGCGATTGCTTTGATAATGATAATTCAATTTGATTTCTCAGATATTCTAGTACACTCAAATCGCGCTCGGAAAAAGAATTTTTACTATTGCTATCAACACTCACCATGCCGTGAAGTTTTCCGTTCAAGTAAAGTGGTGAAATTATTACAGAATTTATCTTAAAATGATCAGATGCAATCTTAGTTTCAGCATCTGGTATTTCAGGGATAGCATCTAGGTCGTTTAGTATGAGAGTTTTGTCAAAAATTTTTGAATCATTTCCTCTGAAAGCAAAAGTATCTTTTAAAGGCATACGAAAGTCAGACATTTTGTCGTCATCATAGCCTTTATATGATATTGGATATACAAATTGTCGCTCATCTATTAGCAATATAGACCCGTACTTAGCTCCTTCAATCATGTCAAGGGCACTTGTCAAAACTTCATTGTAAAAGAGTGATGGGTCTTTGTTGCTTAGAATCATTTCATTTAATTTTATTACCTTCTTTTGCATAAGCACAAGATGTTCTAAAGAAGATTGTATCTCTAAATTTTTTTTATCTTTATAAAATAGCCATATGGTTAGAAAAACGAGTAGAAATAAACTCAAAACTAACGTAGCAGTATACAAATTCATAATAACGCCCCCAAAATTGCTAAACTTAATACATATCAATAAATACCCCTAAACTTTCGCGAAGATTCTGTGAAAAGAAACCGAATAAATAATATATATTATTTTATCAGCTTTTAGTATTAAATTGCAAAAAAAAGAAATAAAAACTTGAAAAAATCTTTTATATGGATTATAATAAAGAAAACAACCGCATACCCCTATGGGGTAGAAAGGAGAATAGAATATGATAAATATTAGCGATAAAGCAAAAATAGAACTTGAAAAAACGTTGAAAGATAAAGCGGCAGAAAATCACAGTATTAGAGTATATGTAACAGGCTTTGGTTGAGGTGGTCCAAGATTTGGTCTAGCTTTAGACGAAAAACAAGAAGATGATAATGCATACAATGTAGATGAATTCGAATTTATAATTTCAGATGACATAAAAGATCAATTTGCTCCATTTGTAATAGATTTTGCCGGAGGATGGATAGGTAAAGGTTTTGTTATAAGATCGGAAAAAGGAGCACAATCTAGTTGTTAAGTCATGATTAGCTAAAAATAAAATAAAAGGAAATCTCAAATAACGAGTTATGAAATTATATAACTCGTTATTTTTTGTTTTTTAGCAAATAGTATCCATAACAGAGTACTTAATATGTACTAATTGCCGCAAAATATTTAGAGATTTCATTTTCGCATTATTATTTTGTATTTCTTGATATGCC
This genomic window contains:
- a CDS encoding sensor domain-containing diguanylate cyclase; the encoded protein is MNLYTATLVLSLFLLVFLTIWLFYKDKKNLEIQSSLEHLVLMQKKVIKLNEMILSNKDPSLFYNEVLTSALDMIEGAKYGSILLIDERQFVYPISYKGYDDDKMSDFRMPLKDTFAFRGNDSKIFDKTLILNDLDAIPEIPDAETKIASDHFKINSVIISPLYLNGKLHGMVSVDSNSKNSFSERDLSVLEYLRNQIELSLSKQSLYDEVLYLSRYDAMTGAYNRRYFEDLLDAEMKKAIRYEETFIVAVFDIDGLKSINDKYGHLAGDVLIRTFSDSIQKKIRDSDLFARLGGDEFATVFFNTSAECMENKLSKIQSDLSSTTISVNHFEFKCSFSYGVATFPCEAKSYDALIKLADSKMYAQKEERKKQRAINTNDN